Part of the Antennarius striatus isolate MH-2024 chromosome 6, ASM4005453v1, whole genome shotgun sequence genome, ACCCAGTCTGGAAAaacatcttcattttttaaatcggTTTAATTATCCGCCTGTTAATCCTGCctgaaaatgattttgtgtTCATCTGAGGCAGACGTCAGGACAGCCGAGCTCCTTGTCCGACTTCaaatcttcctctttttcttcctcctcttcgctCCCAGAACCCCAGATTCCCCGGCAACCTGCAGATGTCAAACCGCCAGCTGGACGAGGCGGGAGAGAACGACGTTAACAACTTGTGAGTGTGTGGCGTTGCCGCTTTGCTTGTTATCAGCGCTGTGGCGTATTGCGAGCAGGACCTCCGTTCCCGTGGCGACCCGAGGATCCAGACTTGAACGAGCTTGAGTTTTATTTTCCAGGATATTTAGTCTACTTTTATCTTTTCATCCGAGGTTATTCTTGATGTCTTAATAATTAACAAATCCTTAGCAAAAAGGtagattcaaattcaaaaaaaactttatttgtcccatatgggcaattgaaagcacataaagcagtattggtgtaaaagtgcaaacataacAGTGTAAAGATAAAGAGTGgtaacataaacaataaacataaataataactaaatattaacatatatacactgtttatgttaaataataattcaaaatctAATTACtgtagttcaaaacctagtttgttcccaacctagttagtttagagcCTAGTATGCTTAAAACCTAGTGggctagttagttagttagttcaaaaactagttagttcaaaatctTGTGAAACATAAATGAGGAAATGGAGGGTTGTATTGTTTGCATCAGGGGTTCTAAATCTTTCTTCTTTCTGAATCCCCTCCATCCCCAGCTTCCAGCTGACCGTCGAGATGTTCGACTACCTGGAGTGCGAGCTCAACCTCTTCTTGGGAGGTAAgccgttctgattggctcagcagggacacaaacacagaatgatGACGCTCGCGcggaaacagacaggaagacgcTGTCTGACCGGTAGAAATAGATGATCATAACTGCAGTGTCAacacagctcctcctcctcctcctcctcctcctcagccacATCACCGCTAACGATAACGTGCTGCACTCGAGCCCCCGTTGTTGTCTGGGTGAGTCATCCCAGCCTAATGTCTGTTAAAGTATGGACGCCACTAAAAATAGACAGCTGAGATGTGAGCTCAGGAGGAATACTGGAAAATCTGTTCGTGAATGAGCAGCGGGAAATTACAGCCGTGTTTCTCTACGCGTGTTATCTCCTCCTCTGCACCTCCTACTCCCTCCAGATGAAACTAGAGATGTGCTAAAATCACGTCTAATCGttagtttggttttatttttttcccacgtTACAGTCTGTGTCACCTCACCGCCGTTCATTGGTCGGGTGTTTTTTAAAAGCGTGGCGTGATCCAGGGGTGAAAGGGCCGAGCttgaggtgtgagtgtgtgtgtgtgtgtgtgtgtgtgtgtgtgtgtgtgtgtgtgtgtgtgtgtgagtgtgtgtgttttagctgTGCAGGAAACCACGCCTCTGCAGTCTCACGGCTTGGcttttgggtgggggggggataaaaGGGGGGGGAGGGTCTAATGATGAAGACAATCCTGTTAGTGTTCAGGTTTCTGCTCCACTTTAAAGCCTTTTAATAGCTTCTTTTTaatgaggaagtgtgtgtgtgtgtgtgtgtgtgtgtgtgtgtgtgtgtgtgtgtgtgtgtgtgtgtgtgtgtgtgtgtgtttgtgtgtgtgtgtgtcttgatttCGTTAGAAAACAATGCCTCATGCCTCATTTAAATATCGATCTGGCGGATCCGTTCATTGATCGTTTccccctctccttcctccccacccccccaccccacccccagtgTTCAGCTCTCTGGACATGTCTCGGTCAGTGTCGGTGACGGCGGCGGGCCAGTGCCGCCTCGCCCCCCTCATCCAAGTCATCCTGGACTGCAGCCACCTGTACGACTACACCGTCAAGCTGCTGTTTAAGCTTCACTCCTGTAAGTGacgctcgccgccgccgccgccgccggtcgGGCTGCTCCAGGCCGGGTAGAGATGGCTGCGTTTGTTTGGCAGCAAAGTTTGAAATGCCACCTCTTGTCATAATTCACATGCCGCTGTCGTAGTCGTCTGTCTTAGCTGCACAAACTCATTCTGCTCATTTGAACCTGAGGTGTATCACGTACCGTCCAGGGAGACACAAGTTTATGGGATTCAATCACAAGCTTAGTTTGGACCCCGATACATTCTGCTCCATTTGAACTTTAATTCCCAAATATGTCACCTTTGTGTTAGAGATGGTTTCTTTATGGTCACAACAGATCATAAAACAACAAATCGCAAGTTCACACAAACCGAAGTAATTATTTTAAGTTGTTTTACATTCATTCTTTGGTGCTTTGATACTAGTGGATGTGTTCAATCACCTGGCTTTGTTGTGCTCTACTTATAAACTGACTATTGATTCCCTTCATTCATTCGAGGTTATCTGAGTTGATCCAAACAACAGTTTCATAACAGACTGTTTTGGTGTTGTTGTGACCTACAACCTTTGATTCATTATAAATCATCATATATAGAGAGAATTTATTGGAAGAGTTTTGATGTGTGACttctgacatgtgtgtgtgtgtgtgtgtgtgttgtgttgtgtttgccgGCAGGCCTTCCAGCCGACACTCTGCAGGGCCACAGAGATCGCTTCCAGGAACAGTTTAAGAAGTATGTCACCCAGACGGAACCCCAGCTGCTCCCCAGCGTCACGGATGGGGAGTGACCCCGAGGACCGAGCATGTTGAATTCAATTTTCTAATGTTCCACGtttttctgttctctctctccttttaaGGTTAAAGAGTCTGTTCTATCGCTCCAGCAACTTGCAGTATTTCAAGAGGCTGATTCAGATCCCACAGCTGCCTGAGGTGAGGACACCTGGTCGAATCTTAACCACAACTGACCTCCAAGTTCACCTATGAGGGTGTTTTGTGTCTAGCAGgtggttcattcattcagaaccACCTCTTTTCATACTGTTTTCATTACTTTTATACTAACCTCTGAGCTCTAATCTGCCTTAGACGTTCATTTATGTGCAGGGAGAGTTTGGTCATGATAAAACACGTAAGGTGTGGCAGATTTATGTCCCACTGATCATACAGGATTATTCCTTTGTTATACATAAAAATGCATGAGTTTAGTGAGAAAATGGTGCTAATGGAAGAAGCGCTAATGACTGATACGGAAATGACATACGGAAACTCATATCCATTATCAACGTGACGTGACACAAGCCCTTCACATTATTGTCGTTGCTTTTGTGAATATTCAGATAACTTAGCAGCTCAGATTTAAATCACTTCAATTTTaaactgtgtgttttgttaTCTTCGCAGAACCCTCCTAACTTCCTGCGGGCGTCGGCTCTGTCGGAGCACATCAGCCCCGTGGTCGTCATCCCCGCCGAGTCGTCATCCCCGGAGTCGGAACACGTAGTGGAGACGGATGACCTGGTGGACACGGACGTCCCCGTCCTGCCGGTGAGTAGCCGAAGAGAAACGTCTCTGAACGGAACGAGACTGACAAACATTTCCTGTTTACTTTGTTGTCATCAGCAGGCCAAACGTGTTAGAAGGATCTAGTGTTGGTGGGACAAGACGAGATGGATTTAAGTggacaaaacaggaaataaagtgCTCACAGTTAGCGTAGACGTTTACTccctaaatattttttatattcatgGTAAGAATCCTCCAGCATCTGGTTTATATTCCGGCTTGTAAGTCGTGGTTTTAATTATATCCACTGTCACATAGCTGGAAGTGAAAGTTTCATTTTGGCCAAGGATGAAACATTAATGAGGTGATTAATAACATTTTGGAGCCACAGTCCGGCTCCGGTTCACCTGgattaaaagtgttaaaaacacaaactgtgagTCAAAGGAGATGAGTCGTGTGAGGTTTCTCTTTATCTTTCTTCCAAACTCTAAGCCTGCGTTGGAGACCAAGTTTGACGACCTGTTTGGCACCTCGGCGACGATCGACCCCTTCAACTTCAACAGTCAGAACGGCATGCGGAAAGACGACAAGTAAGGACTTCAGTGTTTGCACATCCACAGCGAAAAAACACGACTGAATGCACAGAATGCAAAGATGTATGTTATGTTTTGTCCGTGTCCCCAGAGACCGTCTGATTGAACAGCTGACCAGGGAGATCCAGGCCCTCAAAGACGAGCTGGAGTCTTTCAGACTGGAGGTAAACATCACCCAAGCCGCGTGAATCCGCCGTTCGCCGACTCTCCCTATTCCTGCTTTATTTCTCTCTCCCCGTCTCTCCGTCCCTCGTCAGAGCGGCCGCTTGTGTCAGGCGCTGAGGGGGCGTGTCAGcgagctggaggcggagctggcGGAGCAGAGCCACCTGAGGCTGCAGGCCGCAGGGGAGAGCGAGTTCCTGAAGGCGGAGCTGGAAGACCTGCGGAGGGTCAGGGAGGACACGGAGAAGGAGCAGCGGAGCCTGACGGAGATAGAGAGTGAGAAAAATCACGAAAAAATATACTGAAATATGATTCAGAGGGATGTCGCTCTCCTCTATTGACCTCATTAAAGTCAAAGTGCAAgaaaatgaaggtttttttaCAACTTAAACTGACATAAAGATGTCTGGTGTAATATTTCTGAAAGTTTATTGATTCATAATTACTTAATTTCTCTTAAGTTACTGTAAGGAGAAAAGGAAATGCAGTCGCATGAAAAACTAAACATAAACCTAATAAACCAGTAaaagttttctgtattttgagtttcagatttcatttatttcttggttattttgttgtttttatctataCCAGAAAAGGCTCAGGCCAATGAGCAGCGCTACACCAAACTGAAGGAGAAATACACAGAGCTGGTCCAGAGTCACGCAGACCTGCTGAggaaggtgaggaagaggagcctgGACAACCGAGCATCGGTTGtagttatgtttttgttttttcgttgCATTTGTGTGGTCCtatgttaatatgtttgtgtgtgtttgtgtgcgtgtgtgtgtgtgtgtgtgtgtgtgcagaatgcAGAGGTGACCCGACAGATGACGGTGGCTCGGGCGGCACAAGATGAAGTGGAGGCGGTGAGGAGAGAGATGCAGGAGAAGGTGAAGGCCGCTCAGGAGGTGGCAGATAGACAGGTGAGAGTGAGACAAACGTCTTCATCattgccaaacacacacacacacacacacacacaaacacacacacacacacaccaggtgacGTGACGTTCGTGCCTCAGGAGAGGGACCAGTTGGACCAGATGCAGGACCTCCAGAGGGAGCTGGTGTCCAGCAGGGTGGAGCTGGATTCCCTGAAGACCACCATGGCCTCATCACAGCAGGTAACCCTTTTCTCATTCACACCAGATTGTCTTAAAACTACTCCCTAAAACCCTCTGATTTGCGTGAAGAGACACCAAAGtaattacaattaaaacaaGGAAGCACCAAAGCTTCTCCCGTTGTCATTAAAACCTGATCAACTGGGAAATAGGTTTCTTATAGCAGCCCTTCGGCAATTACCGGAGGCGTAATGGGCTCTGAAGGCAGTAATGAGAACACAATGGGTGCAATTCTTtgggaaagaaaacattttgtacgcaaaaaaaataaaaataaaaaatcgtGGGTGATACACATAACCTCAAAGATAATGGCAGCTTACAGAATGTGTGAAGAAACCGGCTGGAGTTTTAAAATGCAGACAGATTGGGAAATCAGGTTTCATCACATGccttacgcacacacacacacacacacacacacacacacacacacacacacacacacaccgcgaGATTAAAAGGACTGAATCAAACATAACTCCATTCCTAGACTGGGGTTAATGTGCTAAAAGGTTCACCTGCAGAGACTCAGAGTCTCATCAGCGACGAGCGGAATGAACGTCAGTCAGACCTGAGCTGATGCTATTATTAGCCTGTGACTCCCTCCACCCTCATATTTGTTGTGTATCGTTCCCCACACCTCCCATCTGTCTCTGCCTCCCACTCTTCTCGTTATATTTACTACTTATCAACTTGTCACTTtctgtcctcctccttctctccagtctttttcacacacacacacacacacagcccacaTTTTAACGCTCTCGTCATATGCCTGCAGTATCCGTCTCTCTGTACAGTTTTCATCCATATTCTGAACTATTCTCCTTCTGCTTCATCTCTCAACatttctccttctctgtctGGACCTGCTGGCACTCAGGCTGTAAGtgtgggggttgttttttttcttaaatccGGAACAATTTCATGCACAGAATCCAAGAAGTGTTATTTCTCTTGTTCCCACTGAACAGGATCTGATGAAAGTCTTTATTCTTGTTGCTGTAATTTGCGTTGTTGCGTCGCAGCCAAGTTGCACAACCACTTCCCAAATGTTGTAAACTCCCCAACCTCTGTGGAGACCGTGCAGCTCTCCACAGACTGAAATGGAGTTAAAACCGTTCTAATAAGAGAATGaggataaatgttttttattgtgaGGTCAGCGCTGCGTCCTGACATGTCATGACGGCTACATATTATCCCGACCGCGTCTCTTTTGCTCCGTCATTGTGCCTCAAAATAAATGCTTTCTGTTGTTGACaggaatctttttttaatccctccatctttttttttttttcttcctcttgcaGTCGAATGAGATGCTCGGCACGCAGCTGGTCGCCCTAGGGTCTGAGAAGGCGGAGCTAGTGCAGTCTTTGTCCaaggtggaggcggagctgacTGCCCGGGGGGAGGAGCTAGAACAAGCGCAGACCTCCTTGGCGGCTGAGAGGGAGAGCGGGGTGAAGACGGCGGAAGCCCTCCAGAATCAACTCAACGAGAAGGTGAGGAATCTTTCTCCTCAACAGATCTCCTCGTAAACGAATCACGCTGGTGTTTCTGGGAACCAGTCAGAGCCGGTTTGTCCAATCAGCATCCTCTTCGGGTCCCCAGGCGAGCAGGGAGCAGGCGTTGGAGAGCCAGCTGGCGGCGGCCCGATGGTCCAGTCTGCAGGGAGCCGTGGAGGAGGCCGAGAAGATCGTCCAGGACTCCCTGGTTCAGATCGACGACCCGGCTCACATCAGCTGCACCAGCTCCGCCGGTCAGAACCGGACGCTTTAGTCCTGCTGCTCCGCAGAGAGCTGATCTGGAGCGTTCGTTAATGTCCTCTGTGCGTTTTGTTTCTGCAGACTACCTAGCGTCCAGATGTCAGGCCTCTTTAGACTGCATGGAGCGACTCCACGCCACCAGAGACGCCTTCCTGGTTGACAACGCGGGTGAGAGAGTTAGCTTAGCCCCGTGAGGGATGCATCATATTCACTTGTCTGTGATTGGTTCTGAATGTTGGAGAAACAAAGTGATTTTAATACCAtctaatttaataatttcagttttaaagTTTAGCTTTACCACTTAAGCTCTTTGCTCAGCCCAGTGCAGCTAATCTTTACTTGATCGCTGCTGCATAACATACatagtataaaaaaataaaattaaaaaaaattaacagaccATTAACCGGCTGACGTCCCTAAAAAAATGCTAATgcaactgtttgtgtttgtttattagaaacagtaaaaaaaaagtttagaaaaTGTATTCAGGAGgtagaaatatgaaaaatacaaactgaatgaaataaaaaatgatttaaaaaaatgattcttTTCTATCCTATTTATGATCGCTAACCTTAAAAACACgtgttttttttatgccttACTAGCCGTGTCTGAGCTGGTGCGATTGGTCGTCCAGTGCGGTCACCTGGTGGGCGACACCATCGTTCAGGGTAGCGCCACCTCCCACATGGTGCCGGTGGAGCAGGCTGATGGTAAGCTCCCATGAGCACCAAGGAAAATACAAGTGATGGCTTCTCTCGTCTGCTGATGCAAACCTGTGGGCGAGTCGGTCGGCCCAGACCCAGACGTGTTCTGACACGGCTGCGACTGGTTGCTAAGTCTGCTAGAGAACGGTGAAGTTAGCCAGGGTGAGGTCAGTCCGTCTCTAATAAAGGTGAACCCGTTGTGATTCTTTATAAATCGATAAACCTGAACGTTCTGCTCCGGCTCTGTTAAAAGTCGTTCATCCAAAATGTACTCAGATGGAGGAAAGATGCAAATTACATACAGAACTAATGTTTATAGGATTATCCTTGGTAGCATGTTAGCAGACTGAGCGTGTTTAAACACGCCCAAAAATAATTGGACAAACGTATTACTGCAATGGAACATAACCAAATTGAATCAGGCTGAAGTCAGACATGTAGCTGTGAAATCCACGGAGAACGCATCGACTTTATGTTGGCGTGTTCGTTTATAAACTGCAGcgtttaaggaaaaaaaaaagttatctcctttttcatttccttttcctccaaTCACAGCGGCAGTTTCAGCTGTTCGATGAAGCTAGAAGAGATAGGAAAAGCGCTGCTTGCGCA contains:
- the hip1 gene encoding huntingtin-interacting protein 1 isoform X3; translated protein: MIITAVSTQLLLLLLLLLSHITANDNVLHSSPRCCLVFSSLDMSRSVSVTAAGQCRLAPLIQVILDCSHLYDYTVKLLFKLHSCLPADTLQGHRDRFQEQFKKLKSLFYRSSNLQYFKRLIQIPQLPENPPNFLRASALSEHISPVVVIPAESSSPESEHVVETDDLVDTDVPVLPPALETKFDDLFGTSATIDPFNFNSQNGMRKDDKDRLIEQLTREIQALKDELESFRLESGRLCQALRGRVSELEAELAEQSHLRLQAAGESEFLKAELEDLRRVREDTEKEQRSLTEIEKKAQANEQRYTKLKEKYTELVQSHADLLRKNAEVTRQMTVARAAQDEVEAVRREMQEKVKAAQEVADRQERDQLDQMQDLQRELVSSRVELDSLKTTMASSQQSNEMLGTQLVALGSEKAELVQSLSKVEAELTARGEELEQAQTSLAAERESGVKTAEALQNQLNEKASREQALESQLAAARWSSLQGAVEEAEKIVQDSLVQIDDPAHISCTSSADYLASRCQASLDCMERLHATRDAFLVDNAAVSELVRLVVQCGHLVGDTIVQGSATSHMVPVEQADALSESVKACGAEALALLAQMKQRDSLTQADNGKLKAALEAVLASAEKLRPRGLELQQGELGDLVEQEMAATSAAVESAAARIEEMLNKSRAVDTGIKMEVNERILASCTELMQAIKELILSSKDLQRDIVESGRGAASMKEFYVKNSRWTEGLISASKAVGWGATVMVDAADLVVQGKGKFEELMVCSHEIAASTAQLVAASKVKADKDSSNLQRLQQASRSVTQATAAVVASTKSGKSQIEETDTMDFSSMTLTQIKRQEMDAQVLVLELETRLQKERERLGELRKKHYELAGVAEGWGEEEEGTG
- the hip1 gene encoding huntingtin-interacting protein 1 isoform X2, producing the protein MDLSKIAVSINKAINTQEVAVKEKHARTCILGTHHEKGAHTFWAAVNRLPLSSNAVLCWKFCHVFHKLLRDGHPNVIKDSMRNKADLTDMSRMWGHLSEGYGKLCSIYLKLLITKMEFHIKNPRFPGNLQMSNRQLDEAGENDVNNFFQLTVEMFDYLECELNLFLGVFSSLDMSRSVSVTAAGQCRLAPLIQVILDCSHLYDYTVKLLFKLHSCLPADTLQGHRDRFQEQFKKLKSLFYRSSNLQYFKRLIQIPQLPENPPNFLRASALSEHISPVVVIPAESSSPESEHVVETDDLVDTDVPVLPPALETKFDDLFGTSATIDPFNFNSQNGMRKDDKDRLIEQLTREIQALKDELESFRLESGRLCQALRGRVSELEAELAEQSHLRLQAAGESEFLKAELEDLRRVREDTEKEQRSLTEIEKKAQANEQRYTKLKEKYTELVQSHADLLRKNAEVTRQMTVARAAQDEVEAVRREMQEKVKAAQEVADRQERDQLDQMQDLQRELVSSRVELDSLKTTMASSQQSNEMLGTQLVALGSEKAELVQSLSKVEAELTARGEELEQAQTSLAAERESGVKTAEALQNQLNEKASREQALESQLAAARWSSLQGAVEEAEKIVQDSLVQIDDPAHISCTSSADYLASRCQASLDCMERLHATRDAFLVDNAAVSELVRLVVQCGHLVGDTIVQGSATSHMVPVEQADALSESVKACGAEALALLAQMKQRDSLTQADNGKLKAALEAVLASAEKLRPRGLELQQGELGDLVEQEMAATSAAVESAAARIEEMLNKSRAVDTGIKMEVNERILASCTELMQAIKELILSSKDLQRDIVESGRGAASMKEFYVKNSRWTEGLISASKAVGWGATVMVDAADLVVQGKGKFEELMVCSHEIAASTAQLVAASKVKADKDSSNLQRLQQASRSVTQATAAVVASTKSGKSQIEETDTMDFSSMTLTQIKRQEMDAQVLVLELETRLQKERERLGELRKKHYELAGVAEGWGEEEEGTG
- the hip1 gene encoding huntingtin-interacting protein 1 isoform X1 codes for the protein MDRVKSSMQQVPNAIPKVIRRTGGANSLELEKENFERGQAVSINKAINTQEVAVKEKHARTCILGTHHEKGAHTFWAAVNRLPLSSNAVLCWKFCHVFHKLLRDGHPNVIKDSMRNKADLTDMSRMWGHLSEGYGKLCSIYLKLLITKMEFHIKNPRFPGNLQMSNRQLDEAGENDVNNFFQLTVEMFDYLECELNLFLGVFSSLDMSRSVSVTAAGQCRLAPLIQVILDCSHLYDYTVKLLFKLHSCLPADTLQGHRDRFQEQFKKLKSLFYRSSNLQYFKRLIQIPQLPENPPNFLRASALSEHISPVVVIPAESSSPESEHVVETDDLVDTDVPVLPPALETKFDDLFGTSATIDPFNFNSQNGMRKDDKDRLIEQLTREIQALKDELESFRLESGRLCQALRGRVSELEAELAEQSHLRLQAAGESEFLKAELEDLRRVREDTEKEQRSLTEIEKKAQANEQRYTKLKEKYTELVQSHADLLRKNAEVTRQMTVARAAQDEVEAVRREMQEKVKAAQEVADRQERDQLDQMQDLQRELVSSRVELDSLKTTMASSQQSNEMLGTQLVALGSEKAELVQSLSKVEAELTARGEELEQAQTSLAAERESGVKTAEALQNQLNEKASREQALESQLAAARWSSLQGAVEEAEKIVQDSLVQIDDPAHISCTSSADYLASRCQASLDCMERLHATRDAFLVDNAAVSELVRLVVQCGHLVGDTIVQGSATSHMVPVEQADALSESVKACGAEALALLAQMKQRDSLTQADNGKLKAALEAVLASAEKLRPRGLELQQGELGDLVEQEMAATSAAVESAAARIEEMLNKSRAVDTGIKMEVNERILASCTELMQAIKELILSSKDLQRDIVESGRGAASMKEFYVKNSRWTEGLISASKAVGWGATVMVDAADLVVQGKGKFEELMVCSHEIAASTAQLVAASKVKADKDSSNLQRLQQASRSVTQATAAVVASTKSGKSQIEETDTMDFSSMTLTQIKRQEMDAQVLVLELETRLQKERERLGELRKKHYELAGVAEGWGEEEEGTG